The following proteins are co-located in the Verrucomicrobiia bacterium genome:
- a CDS encoding efflux RND transporter permease subunit, whose amino-acid sequence MNSNRTSPLGRFATRNALSITFIAAVLCLGGLYSALNTPSSVFPQTNFPRVFIMVDNGIMPADEMMATITRPIEEAMKEIPGAVTVRSATARGTAEINVFFNWHVDMVQAELYVLGRLGQISSELPATASTTVSRVTFAAFPIIGVSLTSPTRDLMSLWDTARYNLKPRFLQIPGVARVEIVGGQVPEYHVIVDPLRLMANHLSLPDITTALLKNNLIAPAGMMEENYHLYLTTVDGRARTAEDIENIAVAASTEHPVRIKDLATVQRGPEPVFTVVTAEGRNAVLLNVESQPDGSTLDIANALKAEMAKLRQELPPDMKLAFFYDQSLFVRESMRSVWEAILFGLLLSVAILFFFLKNWGSVLTAIVAIPITVLITLVAMKFVNMSFNLMTLGGIAAAIGLVIDDAIVVVEAMYAKVSAGRPRLEGIQEAIAEIFHPLVGSTLTPVVVFIPLAFLVGITGVFFRALALTMVVSLLTSLVLAITLTSSLAAWFIREPKTKPGEHPSETIEGGFVLRRVLRIYERAVRAALRHRYLTLLACVLIGVVGFFIYQGLASDFLPEFDEGGFVIDYNAPPGTSLTETSRQLDEAEALLRANPDVESYSRRTGTQLGLFITEPNRGDFLVKLKPNRKHPTDEVIAEMRHLLNQQLPDMRWEFPGILSDLVGDLALTPEPIQIKIFSPNLQWLRQIAPQVEGQIKSVAGVVDTFDGLTETGPSVNLRVRHADAERFGLTADDIAAAVNTAMLGRLSSHVLEGDHIMNIRVLDQTNDVGRISQLPGLPLRTPAGDLVRLGEVADVVQEPSQVELDRENLRQDIAVTARLEGRDLGSAMKEIQAKLAKAKWLPPGSIQYGGLYQQQQESFKNLLMVLVLALLLIFTVLLIEFRSFYEPVAIVFGAILALFGTVAALWLTGTTLNIVSYLGAIIGVGIVAKNGILMLDFVEHLQGQGQSLEDALVNSGHRRLRPVLMTSLAAALGMFPLAWGIGSGADMLRPLAIAVIGALCISVLLSLVATPTIYYLLRLLLGAKAAQPKTKS is encoded by the coding sequence GCGCGGCACGGCCGAAATCAACGTCTTTTTCAACTGGCACGTCGATATGGTCCAGGCCGAGCTGTACGTCCTGGGACGCCTGGGGCAAATCAGCAGCGAGTTGCCCGCTACCGCCAGCACCACCGTCTCGCGCGTGACTTTTGCGGCCTTCCCCATCATCGGCGTCAGCCTGACCAGCCCCACACGCGACCTGATGTCGCTCTGGGACACTGCCCGCTACAACCTCAAGCCGCGCTTCCTGCAGATACCGGGAGTTGCGCGTGTGGAAATCGTAGGCGGACAGGTTCCGGAATACCATGTGATAGTCGATCCACTGCGTTTGATGGCCAATCACCTCAGCTTGCCGGACATCACGACGGCGCTGTTGAAGAACAACCTGATCGCCCCTGCCGGGATGATGGAGGAGAATTATCACCTCTATCTCACGACCGTCGATGGGCGGGCGCGCACGGCAGAGGACATCGAAAACATCGCCGTGGCGGCCAGCACCGAGCACCCGGTTCGCATTAAAGACCTGGCAACCGTGCAGCGCGGTCCCGAACCCGTGTTTACAGTGGTGACGGCCGAGGGGCGAAATGCCGTGCTGCTGAACGTCGAGAGCCAGCCCGATGGCAGCACGCTGGACATCGCCAATGCATTGAAGGCGGAGATGGCGAAGCTGCGACAGGAATTGCCGCCGGACATGAAGCTGGCGTTCTTTTACGATCAATCCTTGTTCGTGCGTGAATCGATGCGCAGTGTCTGGGAAGCGATTCTCTTCGGCCTCCTGCTGTCGGTTGCGATTCTCTTTTTCTTCCTCAAGAACTGGGGAAGCGTGCTGACGGCCATCGTGGCGATTCCCATCACGGTGCTCATCACCTTGGTGGCGATGAAGTTCGTCAACATGAGCTTCAACCTCATGACGCTTGGAGGCATCGCCGCCGCAATCGGCCTGGTCATCGATGATGCCATCGTGGTCGTCGAGGCGATGTATGCGAAGGTGTCGGCCGGGCGGCCACGGCTGGAAGGCATCCAGGAGGCGATTGCTGAGATTTTTCATCCGTTGGTTGGCTCGACGTTGACTCCGGTGGTTGTGTTCATTCCGCTGGCTTTCCTGGTAGGAATCACCGGGGTTTTTTTCCGCGCCCTGGCCCTGACGATGGTGGTGTCACTTCTGACATCATTGGTGCTGGCCATTACGCTGACTTCCTCCCTGGCGGCCTGGTTCATTCGCGAGCCGAAAACCAAGCCCGGTGAGCACCCCTCGGAGACAATAGAGGGCGGGTTCGTTCTCAGGCGAGTTTTGAGGATTTACGAGCGGGCAGTGCGCGCGGCGCTGCGCCATCGGTACCTCACGCTGCTGGCCTGCGTCCTCATTGGCGTGGTGGGCTTTTTTATTTACCAGGGGCTGGCTTCGGATTTCCTGCCCGAATTCGATGAAGGCGGGTTTGTTATCGATTATAACGCTCCGCCGGGGACCAGCCTGACGGAAACCTCGCGCCAACTCGACGAGGCCGAGGCCTTGCTTCGGGCCAACCCAGATGTGGAAAGCTATTCAAGACGCACCGGGACGCAACTGGGGCTGTTCATTACCGAGCCCAATCGCGGTGATTTCCTGGTCAAACTCAAACCGAACCGGAAACACCCAACCGATGAAGTCATCGCCGAAATGCGCCACCTGCTCAATCAACAGCTTCCGGACATGCGCTGGGAATTTCCGGGAATCTTATCGGACCTTGTAGGGGATTTGGCGCTGACGCCCGAGCCCATTCAGATCAAAATCTTCTCGCCAAACCTGCAATGGCTGCGGCAAATCGCTCCTCAGGTTGAGGGGCAAATCAAATCCGTTGCCGGTGTGGTGGACACCTTTGACGGTTTGACCGAGACCGGCCCCTCGGTGAACCTTCGCGTGCGCCATGCGGATGCGGAACGATTTGGGCTGACGGCGGACGACATCGCGGCAGCCGTCAACACAGCCATGCTCGGGCGGCTCTCCTCGCATGTGCTTGAAGGAGATCACATCATGAATATCCGTGTGCTCGACCAGACCAATGACGTGGGCCGCATCAGCCAATTGCCAGGTCTGCCCCTGAGGACTCCAGCAGGCGACCTCGTGCGCCTGGGCGAGGTGGCTGATGTGGTCCAGGAGCCAAGCCAGGTGGAACTGGACCGGGAAAACCTCCGCCAGGACATCGCGGTAACCGCACGGCTGGAAGGCCGCGATCTGGGCAGCGCGATGAAGGAAATCCAAGCCAAGCTGGCTAAGGCCAAATGGCTGCCGCCCGGCTCGATTCAGTATGGCGGTCTATACCAGCAGCAGCAGGAGTCCTTTAAGAACCTGCTGATGGTCCTGGTGCTGGCGCTCTTGCTCATTTTCACCGTGCTTCTGATTGAGTTTCGCTCGTTTTACGAGCCGGTTGCCATTGTGTTCGGCGCCATTCTTGCCCTGTTCGGTACGGTGGCGGCCTTGTGGTTGACGGGCACCACACTCAATATCGTTTCGTATCTGGGCGCCATTATTGGCGTGGGGATTGTGGCTAAGAACGGCATTCTCATGCTGGATTTTGTCGAACACCTCCAGGGCCAGGGGCAGAGTCTCGAAGATGCCCTGGTGAATTCGGGCCATCGCCGCTTGCGACCGGTGCTCATGACCTCGCTGGCGGCGGCGCTGGGGATGTTCCCGCTGGCCTGGGGGATTGGGAGTGGGGCAGACATGCTGCGGCCATTGGCCATAGCGGTTATTGGAGCGTTGTGCATTTCGGTGCTGCTGTCCCTTGTTGCAACACCTACGATCTATTACCTGCTCCGGCTGCTGCTCGGAGCCAAAGCCGCACAACCTAAAACCAAGTCGTGA